Proteins encoded in a region of the Isosphaeraceae bacterium EP7 genome:
- a CDS encoding altronate dehydratase family protein — translation MATAADQRRGVLLRDVDNVAVAARPIPKGFLLDVGAGGDPVEIREPIALGHKVAVVDIPEGMPVLKYGQIIGFASKPIPAGAWVHVHNVKADLFERDYAYATEHPPIPPAGLPRTFPGYLRADGRVGTRNYIAVISTVNCSASTSRLVADRFRESDFRRDYPNVDGVFAITHKGGCGLPFDSVDHKSLERVLAGIANHPNVAAYVLVGLGCEVSFAQHIVETQHLIARPGVGGHTKAAPAGPPRMINIQDQGGVGRTVDATVEAVRQLLPTANGWTRTEQPASKICLALECGGSDGNSGVTANPALGIATDMLIAQGGSAVLGETTEIYGAEHLLTRRAVTRAVGEKLVERIKWWEWYTGVFGAEINNNPSPGNKNGGLTTIYEKSLGALAKAGSTPLVDVVGFAEQVDKPGLTFMDTPGFDPTCTTGLVAGGANVLVFTTGRGSVLGLRPTPCVKVATNTPMYERMSDDMDMDAGPILEGEPIESAGRRMFELILDVAGGKATKSEAHGIGEEEFSPWHIGPTL, via the coding sequence ATGGCGACGGCGGCCGATCAGCGGCGGGGGGTCCTGCTCAGGGACGTGGATAATGTGGCGGTCGCCGCCCGGCCGATTCCCAAGGGGTTCCTGCTCGATGTGGGCGCGGGGGGTGACCCCGTTGAAATTCGCGAGCCGATCGCGCTGGGGCACAAGGTGGCCGTGGTCGACATTCCCGAGGGGATGCCGGTCCTGAAGTATGGCCAGATCATCGGGTTCGCCTCGAAGCCGATCCCGGCCGGCGCCTGGGTCCACGTCCATAACGTCAAGGCCGACCTGTTCGAGCGCGACTACGCCTACGCCACCGAGCATCCGCCGATTCCCCCGGCCGGCCTGCCTCGCACGTTCCCCGGCTACCTTCGGGCCGACGGCCGCGTGGGCACTCGCAACTACATCGCCGTGATCAGCACGGTGAACTGCTCGGCCAGCACGTCGAGGCTCGTCGCCGACCGCTTCCGCGAGTCGGACTTCCGCCGCGACTATCCGAATGTCGACGGCGTCTTCGCCATCACCCACAAGGGGGGATGCGGGCTGCCATTCGACAGCGTCGACCACAAGAGCCTGGAACGGGTGCTCGCCGGGATCGCCAACCATCCCAACGTGGCCGCCTATGTCCTGGTCGGCCTGGGTTGCGAGGTCAGCTTCGCCCAGCACATCGTCGAGACCCAGCACCTGATCGCCCGTCCCGGCGTCGGCGGACACACGAAGGCCGCTCCGGCGGGCCCGCCGCGGATGATCAACATCCAGGACCAGGGAGGTGTCGGCCGCACGGTCGACGCCACCGTCGAGGCCGTCCGCCAGCTCCTGCCGACGGCCAACGGCTGGACCCGCACCGAGCAGCCCGCCTCGAAGATCTGCCTCGCCCTGGAATGCGGCGGCTCCGACGGCAACTCGGGTGTGACGGCCAACCCCGCGCTCGGCATCGCCACCGACATGCTCATCGCGCAAGGGGGCTCGGCCGTGCTGGGCGAGACCACCGAGATTTACGGCGCCGAGCACCTCCTCACCCGCCGCGCCGTGACCCGGGCCGTGGGCGAGAAGCTGGTCGAACGGATCAAGTGGTGGGAGTGGTACACCGGCGTTTTCGGCGCCGAGATCAACAACAACCCCTCGCCGGGCAACAAGAACGGCGGCCTGACGACCATTTACGAGAAGTCGTTGGGCGCGCTGGCCAAGGCGGGCTCGACCCCGCTGGTCGACGTCGTCGGCTTCGCCGAGCAGGTGGACAAGCCCGGCCTGACCTTCATGGACACGCCCGGCTTCGACCCCACCTGCACGACCGGCCTGGTCGCCGGCGGGGCCAACGTGCTGGTCTTCACCACCGGCCGCGGCAGCGTGCTGGGCCTGCGCCCCACCCCCTGCGTGAAGGTGGCCACAAACACCCCCATGTATGAGCGGATGTCCGACGACATGGACATGGATGCCGGCCCGATCCTGGAAGGCGAGCCGATCGAGTCGGCCGGCCGCCGGATGTTCGAGTTGATCCTGGATGTCGCCGGCGGCAAGGCGACCAAGAGCGAGGCCCACGGCATCGGCGAGGAGGAGTTCTCCCCCTGGCACATCGGCCCGACCCTCTGA
- a CDS encoding glycosyltransferase family 39 protein, translating to MSTPPRCPVWIWVALAALVVLELAWFAHFWAEPLPNSGSGSGPRLTRSQLLWRSIPGLVPGIRNDRALLPQAARELSHWQNLPQRLPPMLAAAAIAGAALALGHLALRVLGLRGQLTRQERLALGGGVGASLLGGLTLVTGRAGLLTPWSVRLALFSLIAGGIASRLTIRDQADGEPCPRTPRAALLLAAPFLVIMALGSMLPTIDFDAIEYHLQGPKEYFLEGRIAFLPHNVYTSMPFNVEMLHLLGMEALDDWWWGALAGQLLVASYAPLTALILAATAARWGSPRAGWVAGIVYLSTPWIYRLAVIPYVEGPLCFYHAALAFAAGRAWSTAPADRPRWWTLVGLLAGGAMACKYTGFVSAVVPFAVVALADAIRRKDPKIVLRFAVGFGLVMAPWLAKNVMDTGNPVYPLASSLFPTRHWTAEQAAKWAPAHGPKPIQVRAFVDSVLDVAGRSDWQSPLFVALAPLAFVRRGHRRVALALSAYAAYVFLSWWLFTHRLDRFWLPILPTLAVLAGLGADALTGKVGTMVLAAILAAGIASNAVQCTTSLTGLNEWTADLTDLRTRVPRLLNAPLARLDAELPPGAVPLLVGQAAVFHLNHRAVYNTVFNPEILETLTRDQPTESIRASLADRGITHVYVDWHEIERYRSPGNYGFTSYVQPEVFARLIAQGILGPPTAFGSQQDLYAVVR from the coding sequence ATGAGCACGCCCCCGCGCTGCCCGGTCTGGATCTGGGTGGCGCTCGCCGCCCTGGTCGTACTGGAACTCGCCTGGTTCGCCCATTTCTGGGCCGAGCCGCTGCCCAACTCGGGCAGCGGCAGCGGGCCGCGCCTCACCCGGTCGCAGCTCCTCTGGCGGTCGATTCCCGGCCTTGTCCCGGGTATCCGCAATGACCGGGCCCTGCTCCCGCAGGCCGCCCGCGAGCTGTCCCACTGGCAGAACCTCCCCCAGCGCCTGCCGCCGATGCTGGCCGCCGCCGCCATCGCCGGCGCGGCGCTGGCGCTGGGCCACCTCGCCCTGCGTGTGCTCGGCCTGCGCGGGCAACTGACGCGGCAGGAACGGCTGGCGCTGGGCGGCGGCGTGGGCGCGAGCCTGCTGGGCGGCCTCACGCTCGTCACCGGCCGCGCGGGGCTGCTCACCCCCTGGTCGGTGCGGTTGGCCTTGTTCTCCCTGATTGCCGGCGGAATCGCCTCGCGCCTGACGATCCGCGATCAGGCCGACGGCGAACCCTGCCCGCGCACCCCTCGGGCGGCACTGCTGCTGGCCGCGCCGTTCCTGGTCATCATGGCGCTGGGGTCGATGCTGCCGACGATCGACTTCGACGCCATCGAATATCACCTGCAAGGGCCCAAGGAATACTTCCTGGAGGGCCGCATCGCGTTCCTGCCGCATAATGTTTATACGAGCATGCCGTTCAACGTCGAGATGCTCCACCTGCTGGGGATGGAAGCCCTGGACGACTGGTGGTGGGGGGCGCTCGCCGGCCAGTTGCTCGTCGCCTCGTATGCCCCGCTGACCGCCCTGATCCTAGCCGCCACCGCCGCGCGGTGGGGATCTCCACGCGCCGGCTGGGTCGCTGGAATCGTCTATCTTTCGACCCCCTGGATCTACCGGCTCGCCGTGATCCCATACGTCGAAGGGCCCCTCTGCTTCTATCACGCGGCGCTCGCCTTCGCGGCCGGCCGCGCCTGGTCGACCGCTCCGGCGGATCGCCCGCGGTGGTGGACGCTCGTCGGGCTGCTGGCCGGCGGCGCGATGGCCTGCAAGTACACCGGGTTCGTCTCGGCCGTGGTCCCGTTCGCGGTTGTCGCCCTGGCCGACGCGATCCGGCGCAAGGATCCGAAGATTGTCCTGCGGTTCGCGGTCGGCTTCGGGCTGGTGATGGCCCCCTGGCTGGCTAAGAACGTGATGGACACCGGCAACCCCGTCTATCCGCTGGCCTCGAGCCTCTTCCCCACCCGGCACTGGACCGCCGAGCAGGCCGCCAAGTGGGCCCCCGCGCACGGGCCCAAGCCCATCCAGGTGCGTGCCTTCGTGGATTCAGTCCTCGATGTCGCCGGCCGGTCCGACTGGCAGTCCCCCCTGTTCGTCGCGCTGGCCCCCCTCGCGTTCGTGCGCCGGGGACACCGGCGGGTCGCGCTCGCCCTGTCCGCTTATGCGGCGTATGTTTTCCTGTCGTGGTGGCTGTTCACGCACCGACTCGACCGCTTCTGGCTGCCGATCCTGCCGACCCTCGCCGTGCTGGCCGGACTGGGCGCCGACGCCCTGACCGGCAAGGTCGGGACGATGGTCCTCGCCGCGATCCTGGCCGCCGGAATCGCCAGCAACGCCGTGCAGTGCACCACCTCGCTGACCGGCCTCAACGAGTGGACGGCCGACCTGACCGACCTCCGGACCCGCGTCCCCAGGCTCCTCAACGCGCCGCTGGCGCGGCTCGACGCCGAACTGCCTCCCGGCGCCGTCCCCCTGCTCGTCGGCCAGGCCGCGGTCTTCCACCTGAACCATCGGGCCGTCTACAACACCGTCTTCAACCCCGAGATCCTCGAGACCCTCACCCGCGACCAGCCGACGGAGTCGATCCGCGCCAGCCTCGCAGACCGGGGCATCACCCACGTCTACGTCGACTGGCACGAGATCGAACGCTACCGATCTCCGGGCAATTACGGCTTCACCTCTTACGTCCAGCCCGAAGTCTTCGCCCGACTGATCGCGCAGGGAATCCTCGGGCCTCCCACCGCATTCGGCTCGCAGCAGGACCTGTACGCCGTCGTTCGTTGA
- the gap gene encoding type I glyceraldehyde-3-phosphate dehydrogenase, with the protein MAVRVGINGFGRIGRLVFRVMAARPQDYEIVAINDLSDAKHLALLLKYDSVHGRFDGTVEVGENALIVNGKTIKITTERDPANLPWKALNCQVALESTGFFTDKASLQKHITAGADRVILSAPAKDKLDATIVLGVNEGILKASDRIISNASCTTNCLAPMAKVLHESFGIVKGLMTTCHAYTNDQRVADQVHSDPYRARAAAINIIPSTTGAAKAVGEVIPDLNGKLSGYSLRVPVPDGSITDLTSVLARDVTKEEVNAAMKAAADGPLKGILEYATDPLVSSDIIGNPHSSIFMADWTQVMQGNLVKTISWYDNEWGYSNRTAELITMLAKLS; encoded by the coding sequence ATGGCGGTTCGCGTCGGGATCAACGGATTTGGTCGGATCGGTCGCTTGGTTTTCCGCGTCATGGCGGCCAGGCCTCAAGACTATGAAATCGTCGCCATCAATGACCTCTCGGACGCCAAGCACCTGGCCCTGCTGCTGAAGTACGACAGCGTGCACGGCCGGTTCGACGGCACCGTCGAGGTCGGCGAGAACGCCCTGATCGTCAACGGCAAGACGATCAAGATCACCACCGAGCGCGACCCGGCGAACCTCCCCTGGAAGGCCCTGAACTGCCAGGTCGCCCTCGAGTCGACCGGCTTCTTCACCGACAAGGCGTCGCTGCAGAAGCACATCACCGCCGGCGCCGACCGCGTGATCCTGAGCGCCCCGGCCAAGGACAAGCTCGACGCCACGATCGTGCTGGGCGTCAACGAAGGCATCCTCAAGGCCAGCGACCGGATCATCTCCAACGCCTCGTGCACCACCAACTGCCTTGCCCCCATGGCCAAGGTCCTGCACGAGTCGTTCGGCATCGTCAAGGGCCTGATGACCACCTGTCACGCCTACACCAATGACCAGCGCGTGGCCGACCAGGTGCACAGCGACCCCTACCGCGCCCGGGCCGCGGCCATCAACATCATCCCGTCCACCACCGGCGCTGCCAAGGCCGTCGGCGAGGTCATCCCCGACCTCAACGGCAAGCTCTCCGGCTACTCGCTGCGCGTCCCCGTGCCGGACGGAAGCATCACCGACCTGACCTCGGTCCTCGCCCGCGACGTGACCAAGGAAGAGGTCAACGCCGCCATGAAGGCCGCCGCCGACGGACCCCTCAAGGGGATCCTCGAGTACGCCACCGACCCGCTGGTCTCCAGCGACATCATCGGCAACCCCCACTCGTCCATCTTCATGGCCGACTGGACGCAGGTGATGCAGGGCAACCTCGTCAAGACCATCAGCTGGTACGACAACGAGTGGGGCTACTCCAACCGCACCGCCGAGCTGATCACGATGCTCGCCAAGCTCAGCTGA
- a CDS encoding NAD-dependent epimerase/dehydratase family protein, which yields MNGLTIVTGGAGFIGSHLVGLLVGRGDRVRVVERPGADVSHLPQAVEVVRADIRDRAQVEAALRGAGLVYHLAANPNLWVRDRREFDEVNHLGAVHVIDAALAAGARRVLHTSTESILTRARNDGPIAEDVTISLGDAVGPYCLSKLLAENEALERGRAGKPVVVANPTMPVGPGDRGPSPPTRLIRDFCRGGLPARMDCTLNLVDVRDAAEGLVRVMERGRPGRRYLLGGENLTLLELLQTLSELTGVPVPRWSVPYPLALAAAHASEAWANLVSGRPPKATVTGVRLARRLMHFDARRSLAELGLEPRAVRRSLADAVAWLIEEGQIPATLAPVASRAHAP from the coding sequence ATGAATGGACTCACCATCGTGACCGGCGGGGCCGGGTTCATCGGCAGTCACCTGGTCGGCCTTCTCGTCGGGCGGGGTGACCGCGTGCGGGTCGTCGAGCGGCCGGGGGCCGACGTCTCGCACTTGCCGCAGGCCGTCGAGGTCGTCCGGGCCGATATCCGCGACCGCGCGCAGGTCGAGGCCGCATTGCGGGGGGCGGGCCTGGTCTATCACCTGGCGGCCAACCCCAACCTCTGGGTGCGCGACCGCCGCGAGTTCGACGAGGTGAACCACCTGGGGGCGGTGCACGTCATCGACGCGGCGCTGGCCGCGGGGGCGAGGCGCGTCCTGCACACCAGCACCGAGAGCATCCTCACAAGGGCCAGGAATGACGGGCCGATCGCCGAGGACGTGACGATCTCGCTGGGCGATGCCGTCGGGCCCTACTGCCTGTCGAAGCTGCTCGCCGAGAACGAGGCGCTCGAGCGTGGACGGGCCGGCAAGCCCGTGGTGGTGGCCAACCCCACCATGCCGGTGGGCCCGGGCGACCGCGGCCCTTCGCCTCCCACCCGCCTGATCCGCGACTTCTGCCGGGGCGGGCTCCCCGCGCGGATGGATTGCACGCTGAATCTGGTCGACGTCCGCGACGCCGCCGAGGGGCTCGTCCGGGTGATGGAGCGGGGCAGGCCTGGGCGGCGGTACCTGCTGGGGGGCGAGAATCTCACGCTCCTGGAACTGCTGCAAACCCTCTCCGAGCTGACCGGCGTGCCCGTGCCGCGCTGGAGCGTGCCTTATCCCCTGGCGCTGGCCGCGGCGCACGCCAGTGAGGCCTGGGCGAATCTGGTCAGCGGGCGGCCCCCCAAGGCGACCGTCACCGGCGTGAGGCTGGCCCGCCGCCTGATGCACTTCGACGCACGCAGGAGCCTGGCCGAGCTGGGCCTGGAGCCCCGGGCCGTGCGGCGGTCGCTGGCCGACGCCGTCGCCTGGCTGATCGAAGAGGGACAGATCCCGGCCACCCTGGCCCCGGTGGCAAGCCGGGCGCACGCCCCCTGA
- a CDS encoding phosphoglycerate kinase: protein MPKQTIRDLTLEGRKVLIRVDFNVPMGRDGSISDDRRIRAALPTLNYALDHGASLILVSHLGRPTGDPATDGPFKLDPVAKRLGELLGKPVSKVDDTVGPAAQAAAAALKPGEVVVLENVRFNKGEKKGDKAFAAQLAGLADAYVNDAFGTCHRDEASMVAVPEAFEPKDRAIGFLVEKELNILDQLLGQPKEPMVALMGGSKVSDKIGVIENLLPKVSKLLIGGAMTYTFLKAQGHTIGKSRAESDKLDEARKLLELAGDKLVLPVDHLMAESLDPASRTWVVAGSDLPEDGLGLDIGPETVKKYAAIVGAAGTVIWNGPMGKFEDEPFRKGTIGIAEAMAGSPAVTVIGGGETAEAVEQFGFAEKMSHVSTGGGAFLECLEGKSFNSLKVIPDR from the coding sequence TTGCCCAAGCAGACGATCCGCGACCTGACGCTCGAGGGCCGCAAGGTCTTGATCCGCGTGGACTTCAACGTCCCTATGGGGCGTGACGGCTCGATCTCCGACGATCGCCGGATCCGCGCCGCCCTGCCGACCTTGAACTACGCCCTCGACCACGGCGCGTCCCTGATCCTCGTAAGCCACCTGGGCCGGCCCACCGGCGACCCCGCCACCGACGGCCCGTTCAAGCTCGACCCGGTCGCCAAGCGACTCGGCGAGTTGCTCGGCAAGCCCGTCTCCAAGGTCGACGACACCGTCGGCCCCGCCGCGCAGGCCGCCGCCGCTGCCCTGAAGCCGGGCGAGGTCGTCGTCCTCGAGAACGTCCGGTTCAACAAGGGCGAGAAGAAGGGCGACAAGGCCTTCGCCGCCCAGCTCGCCGGCCTGGCCGACGCCTACGTCAACGACGCGTTCGGCACCTGCCATCGCGACGAAGCGAGCATGGTCGCCGTCCCCGAGGCCTTCGAGCCCAAGGACCGGGCAATCGGCTTCCTCGTCGAGAAGGAGCTGAACATCCTCGACCAGCTCCTCGGCCAGCCCAAGGAGCCGATGGTCGCGTTGATGGGGGGATCGAAGGTCTCCGACAAGATCGGGGTCATCGAGAACCTGCTCCCCAAGGTCAGCAAGCTGCTCATCGGCGGCGCCATGACCTACACCTTCTTGAAGGCGCAGGGGCACACGATCGGCAAGAGCCGGGCCGAGTCCGACAAGCTCGACGAGGCCCGCAAGCTGCTCGAGCTGGCCGGCGACAAGCTCGTCCTGCCCGTCGATCACCTGATGGCCGAGTCGCTCGACCCCGCCTCGCGCACCTGGGTCGTCGCCGGCTCCGACCTTCCCGAAGACGGCCTGGGCCTCGACATCGGCCCCGAGACCGTCAAGAAGTACGCCGCCATCGTCGGGGCCGCCGGCACCGTCATCTGGAACGGCCCGATGGGCAAGTTCGAGGACGAGCCCTTCCGCAAGGGGACGATCGGCATCGCCGAGGCCATGGCCGGCTCACCGGCCGTCACCGTCATCGGCGGCGGAGAGACCGCCGAGGCCGTCGAGCAGTTCGGCTTCGCCGAGAAGATGAGCCACGTCTCCACCGGCGGCGGCGCCTTCCTCGAATGCCTCGAAGGCAAGTCGTTCAACTCCCTGAAAGTCATCCCCGACCGCTGA
- a CDS encoding FHA domain-containing protein, with product MPARLVPLTPGPAPLVILQRPVMLVGRHPDCDVRIDSPKVSRRHCCLALAYDRTLIRDLGSRNGVRVNGRLVEEAQLLHGDEVAIGPWIYRVEDLAIIEPAPARKTAPPPPPPKPQPAPQPPPPPPPLEQTVLDDILLIELDDED from the coding sequence GTGCCAGCCCGACTCGTCCCTCTGACGCCGGGGCCTGCCCCCCTCGTCATCCTGCAACGCCCCGTGATGCTCGTCGGCCGCCACCCCGACTGCGACGTCCGGATCGACTCTCCCAAGGTCTCGCGGCGCCACTGCTGCCTGGCCCTGGCCTATGATCGCACCTTGATCCGCGACCTGGGCAGCCGCAACGGAGTGCGGGTCAACGGCCGCCTCGTCGAAGAGGCCCAGCTGCTTCACGGCGATGAGGTCGCCATCGGTCCCTGGATCTACCGGGTCGAGGACCTGGCCATCATCGAGCCCGCCCCCGCGAGGAAGACCGCGCCCCCTCCACCGCCGCCGAAACCGCAGCCCGCACCACAGCCGCCGCCGCCGCCGCCGCCGCTGGAGCAGACCGTCCTCGACGACATCCTGCTCATCGAGCTCGACGACGAGGATTGA
- a CDS encoding GNAT family N-acetyltransferase, with protein sequence MAEGSQVEVRIATTADAHRVAHIGDASFRETFEKSTPPADMDLYLRSTYTESHIRDDMSEPRVTYLVAGVRGEMFGFAKVRECSETACVTARRPMELCRLYVLGEHAGRGVGAALMGACLDRAGSTGHDVVWLGVWQHNDRARRFYERWGFRRVGSQIFAVGSDDQLDDILELKIDEGPGHRSIR encoded by the coding sequence ATGGCCGAGGGCTCGCAGGTGGAAGTGCGGATCGCCACGACCGCGGACGCGCATCGTGTCGCACACATCGGCGACGCCTCATTCCGGGAGACATTCGAGAAGTCGACGCCGCCGGCGGACATGGACCTCTATCTCCGGTCCACGTATACCGAATCGCACATTCGCGACGACATGTCCGAGCCCCGCGTGACTTATCTCGTCGCCGGCGTGCGTGGGGAGATGTTCGGCTTCGCCAAGGTCCGCGAATGCAGCGAGACCGCATGCGTCACCGCACGCCGCCCCATGGAGCTATGCCGCCTCTACGTGCTGGGCGAACACGCCGGGCGTGGAGTTGGCGCCGCTTTGATGGGCGCCTGCCTCGACCGTGCCGGGAGTACCGGCCACGACGTCGTGTGGCTGGGCGTGTGGCAGCACAATGATCGGGCCCGGCGATTTTACGAGCGATGGGGCTTTCGCAGGGTCGGCTCCCAGATCTTCGCGGTGGGATCCGACGATCAGTTGGACGATATTCTGGAACTGAAAATCGACGAGGGGCCGGGACATCGCTCCATCCGATAG
- a CDS encoding sulfatase produces the protein MSNQRIDGAMTRTTALFAGLLAALGGGVERAEGAEASRPNIVFIFSDDHAYQAISAYGDSRRLLETPNFDRLAKGGVRFDRCLVPNSICGPSRATVLTGKYSHLNGFYNNNNSRFDGGQPTFPKMLKGAGYQTALFGKWHLVSDPTGFDEWFILPGQGAYYNPPMIHNGTKVERHGYATDLVTDDAIGWLKGRDKTKPFLLMLQHKAPHREWSPALRHLGHDADRVYPEPATLFDDYKGRGVAEHDQDMTIAKTMTPHDLKLDTPARLDPEQRKAWDAYYAPRNAEFAKKKLAGDDLTRWKYQRYMHDYLGTVKAVDESVGRVLDTLNAEGLDDNTIVVYASDQGFYLGEHGWFDKRWIFEESLRTPLIVRWPGVAKQGIADAHLVSNVDFAQTFLDAAGLPIPADMQGKSLVPLLKGEAPADWRKSFYYAYYEYPQPHHVRPHEGVVTDRYKLIHFNGPDLEAYELFDLKTDPAELKDVLNDPAHAEVVADLKRELARLRAELKVPDTTDPRAFGKSAARR, from the coding sequence TTGAGCAATCAACGCATCGACGGGGCCATGACGCGGACGACCGCCCTGTTCGCCGGACTGCTGGCCGCGCTGGGCGGCGGGGTCGAGCGTGCCGAGGGGGCCGAGGCGTCGCGGCCGAACATCGTCTTCATCTTCAGCGACGACCACGCCTATCAGGCGATCTCGGCGTATGGCGACTCCCGGAGGCTGCTGGAGACGCCCAACTTCGACCGGCTGGCGAAGGGGGGCGTCCGGTTCGACCGCTGCCTGGTGCCCAACTCGATCTGCGGGCCGAGCCGGGCGACGGTGCTGACGGGCAAATATTCCCACCTGAACGGTTTCTACAACAATAACAACAGCCGATTCGACGGCGGCCAGCCCACGTTCCCGAAGATGCTGAAGGGGGCCGGCTACCAGACGGCCCTGTTCGGCAAGTGGCACCTGGTTTCCGACCCCACCGGGTTCGACGAGTGGTTCATCCTGCCGGGGCAGGGGGCGTACTACAACCCGCCGATGATCCACAACGGAACGAAGGTCGAGCGTCACGGATACGCCACCGACCTCGTCACCGACGACGCGATCGGCTGGCTGAAGGGGCGAGACAAGACGAAGCCGTTCCTGCTGATGCTCCAGCACAAGGCCCCCCACCGAGAGTGGTCGCCCGCCCTCCGCCACCTGGGCCACGACGCCGACCGCGTCTATCCCGAGCCCGCCACCCTGTTCGACGACTACAAGGGGCGTGGCGTCGCCGAGCATGATCAGGACATGACGATCGCCAAAACCATGACCCCCCATGACCTGAAGCTCGACACCCCGGCCCGCCTCGACCCCGAGCAGCGCAAGGCCTGGGACGCCTACTACGCCCCGCGCAACGCCGAGTTCGCCAAGAAGAAGCTCGCGGGCGACGACCTGACCCGCTGGAAATATCAGCGCTACATGCACGACTATCTCGGCACCGTGAAGGCCGTCGACGAGTCGGTCGGCCGGGTGCTCGACACCTTGAACGCCGAGGGCCTCGACGACAATACGATCGTGGTGTATGCCTCGGACCAGGGGTTCTACCTGGGTGAGCACGGCTGGTTCGACAAGCGCTGGATCTTCGAAGAGTCGCTGCGAACCCCGCTCATCGTCCGCTGGCCGGGCGTGGCCAAGCAGGGCATCGCGGACGCGCACCTCGTCTCCAACGTCGACTTCGCCCAGACCTTCCTCGACGCCGCCGGCCTGCCCATCCCGGCCGACATGCAGGGCAAGAGCCTGGTCCCCCTCCTCAAGGGAGAGGCTCCCGCCGACTGGCGCAAGAGCTTCTATTACGCCTATTACGAGTACCCCCAGCCCCACCACGTCCGCCCGCACGAGGGGGTCGTCACCGACCGATACAAGCTCATCCACTTCAACGGCCCCGACCTTGAGGCCTATGAGCTCTTCGACCTGAAGACCGACCCGGCCGAGCTGAAGGACGTCCTCAACGACCCTGCGCACGCCGAGGTCGTGGCCGACCTGAAGCGCGAGCTCGCCCGCCTGCGTGCCGAGTTGAAGGTGCCCGATACGACGGACCCCAGGGCGTTCGGCAAGTCCGCGGCCCGCCGCTGA
- a CDS encoding FHA domain-containing protein: protein MPARLVALDDGPDIPLDRTMVVVGRHPQCDARLDSLRVSRHHCCMTRDKEEILVRDLGSTNGIRINGQRLEVGRLKPGDELMIAHYRYRLEDSNGQEMTLVDSNGRAFGAALGSSPESPLRLAPEPTPPVSPDAEEMPRPPTEPAPAAPFFEESKLVAKVRELLPAGMAEHCRIQVILQMPGDQGFPNSPAEERVPCQPDSSL, encoded by the coding sequence ATGCCCGCACGCCTGGTCGCACTGGATGATGGACCGGATATCCCCCTGGATCGCACGATGGTCGTGGTGGGACGCCACCCCCAGTGCGATGCGAGGTTGGACTCGCTCCGCGTTTCGCGCCATCATTGTTGCATGACGCGCGACAAGGAAGAGATCCTGGTCCGCGACCTGGGCAGCACCAACGGCATCCGGATCAACGGCCAGCGGCTGGAAGTGGGCCGACTCAAGCCCGGCGATGAGCTGATGATCGCCCACTATCGCTACCGCCTGGAAGACTCCAACGGCCAGGAGATGACCCTCGTCGACAGCAACGGCCGGGCCTTCGGGGCCGCGCTGGGCAGCTCGCCCGAGAGTCCGCTGCGGCTCGCGCCCGAGCCCACCCCGCCCGTCTCCCCCGACGCCGAGGAGATGCCTCGGCCGCCGACGGAGCCGGCGCCCGCCGCTCCGTTCTTCGAAGAAAGCAAGCTCGTCGCCAAGGTGCGCGAGCTACTTCCCGCCGGGATGGCCGAGCATTGCCGGATCCAGGTGATCCTGCAGATGCCCGGCGACCAGGGATTCCCCAATTCTCCGGCCGAGGAACGGGTCCCGTGCCAGCCCGACTCGTCCCTCTGA